One window of Acidobacteriaceae bacterium genomic DNA carries:
- a CDS encoding D-sedoheptulose 7-phosphate isomerase has protein sequence MLDIVRRQLQQSLDTLTRVLHDESVHKSVLEAARVTAEAMKNGHKLLVCGNGGSAADTQHVVAELVVRLTVDRPALRAIALTTDSSIFTAIGNDYGFEHIFSRQVEALGQPGDVLLAISTSGNSPNCIRALETARSIGLTTVAFTGCSGGKMAPLAGINVIVPCNVTMNIQESQLALEHIFCMLVERCYFGPDFVG, from the coding sequence ATGCTCGACATCGTTCGCCGCCAGCTCCAGCAATCCCTCGACACGCTGACCAGGGTCCTCCACGACGAATCGGTCCACAAGTCCGTCCTTGAAGCCGCGCGCGTCACCGCCGAGGCCATGAAGAATGGCCACAAGCTTCTCGTCTGCGGCAACGGCGGCAGCGCCGCCGACACTCAGCACGTCGTCGCCGAGCTCGTCGTCCGCCTCACCGTTGACCGTCCCGCGCTTCGCGCCATCGCCCTCACCACCGACAGCTCCATCTTCACCGCCATCGGCAACGACTACGGCTTCGAGCACATCTTCTCCCGCCAGGTCGAAGCTCTCGGCCAGCCCGGCGATGTCCTGCTCGCCATCTCCACCTCGGGCAACTCCCCCAACTGCATCCGCGCCCTCGAGACGGCCCGCTCCATTGGCCTCACCACCGTCGCCTTCACCGGCTGCTCCGGCGGCAAGATGGCCCCCCTCGCCGGCATCAACGTCATCGTCCCCTGCAACGTCACCATGAACATCCAGGAGTCGCAGCTCGCCCTGGAGCACATCTTCTGCATGCTCGTCGAGCGCTGCTACTTCGGTCCTGACTTCGTCGGCTAG
- a CDS encoding M48 family metalloprotease has product MLPAIFHRFLMTLRNAVRLFAPALVFCVPLCTVAQQKPASQNVGCGAPPVVAPDLRPNFFSEQQEEWLGEAMADQVESEFRLIRDPAENAYLQGIVDRLAATLPDTHIHFHVQLIDSPEVNGFSLAGGRIYLTRKLASEAKSDDELASVLGHEMGHIASHQFAFETTRDLKKLMGVTSVGDRADIFAKFQQLDDARLRAHTSSGGDDDDKQEEADHIGVYVIAAAGYRPQASAEFWDRMFFTKGKSGGTLSNFFGFSKPNERRLGKIQKLIATLPSGCGGQQAVQSAGFAAWHERVLENRGVEAAHIDGAQEIPLTPPLRMDLDRLRFSPDGSKLLAQDESTIFVMDRDPLKVDFKIDAPNALAAQFSPDSKRVVFTTHGLHTEEWSIAQQKMMQVHEPLTKNPCVQTKLSPDGRTIVCLALNPESYWMDLSLLDSESGNVVWQKNNFFQPSLFFAFLMYFTDGSEVAGDFVPSSFSPDGNYLLIGPDDSKVAFDLRTRTPVRLGGALMNKATGAYAFLGNDRIAGVNRADPKNSGIYSFPEGKQLKKVDLPFSKLKAVSAMDGSSYVLSDGYKDFQISLSNVDAGRVMLGSESEALDVWGGMLASENRDGHVVLAKIDVDKLNGIATVQPPESQLARLYSVALSPDGQYLAMSTRTRGGLWNLRTGKRMLYLRGFHAAWNGDDLMMEFPKREKQDAMLVDASMKTMHAGPVKYALGDMTVDYGMLDEWKDAKDAGRHAQDLIVHRPNDGSELWRRTFSEGRPYYTASYGWKDLLFSFHLNSSYAKAQVKGDATLTAEAAAVKKKDDGRLIEVVDAGTGKTTASVVMELSKAYAGTNGLNRVGDLLYASTEDNRTQVYSLKDGRLVRQMYGAMLGEDVATGRICLRNREDEAVVYDASGKELAHAEMGTPLRFAAFVDSGSKVALLGADQVVRMVPIRSTPPMSVASAK; this is encoded by the coding sequence ATGCTTCCGGCGATCTTCCATCGGTTCCTTATGACGCTTCGAAACGCGGTTCGCCTCTTCGCGCCGGCCCTGGTCTTTTGTGTGCCGCTGTGCACGGTCGCTCAACAGAAGCCTGCTTCGCAAAATGTGGGGTGCGGGGCGCCGCCGGTGGTCGCGCCGGATTTGCGCCCGAACTTCTTCAGCGAGCAGCAGGAGGAATGGCTCGGCGAAGCGATGGCCGACCAGGTGGAATCAGAGTTCCGGCTGATCCGCGACCCGGCCGAGAATGCGTACCTGCAGGGAATTGTCGACCGCCTCGCGGCAACATTGCCGGACACGCATATTCATTTTCATGTGCAGTTGATCGACTCGCCGGAGGTGAACGGCTTCAGCCTGGCGGGCGGAAGAATTTATCTCACTCGCAAGCTCGCCTCCGAGGCGAAGAGCGACGACGAGCTGGCGTCGGTGCTGGGGCATGAGATGGGGCACATCGCCTCGCACCAGTTTGCGTTCGAGACAACGCGTGACTTGAAAAAACTGATGGGCGTCACCAGCGTGGGCGACCGCGCGGATATCTTTGCGAAGTTTCAGCAGCTCGACGATGCACGCTTGCGAGCGCACACCAGCAGCGGGGGCGATGACGACGACAAGCAGGAGGAGGCCGACCACATCGGCGTCTACGTGATCGCCGCGGCTGGGTACAGGCCGCAGGCGAGCGCGGAGTTCTGGGACCGGATGTTCTTCACGAAGGGCAAGAGCGGCGGGACGCTGTCGAACTTCTTTGGCTTCTCGAAGCCAAACGAGCGGCGACTGGGCAAGATTCAAAAGCTGATCGCCACGCTTCCATCGGGCTGCGGCGGCCAGCAGGCAGTGCAGTCGGCCGGCTTCGCGGCATGGCATGAGCGTGTGCTCGAGAACCGCGGCGTGGAGGCGGCGCACATCGATGGAGCGCAGGAGATTCCGCTGACGCCCCCGCTGCGCATGGACCTCGACAGGCTGCGATTCAGCCCGGATGGATCGAAGCTGCTGGCCCAGGACGAGTCCACGATCTTTGTGATGGATCGCGACCCGCTGAAGGTGGACTTCAAGATTGACGCGCCGAACGCGCTGGCCGCACAGTTCAGCCCGGACTCAAAGCGCGTGGTGTTTACGACCCACGGCCTGCACACGGAGGAGTGGAGCATCGCGCAGCAGAAGATGATGCAGGTGCATGAGCCGCTGACGAAGAACCCGTGCGTGCAGACGAAGCTCTCGCCGGACGGTCGCACGATCGTGTGCCTGGCGCTCAACCCCGAGAGCTACTGGATGGACCTGTCGCTGCTGGATTCCGAGAGCGGCAACGTCGTATGGCAGAAGAACAACTTCTTCCAGCCGAGCCTTTTCTTTGCGTTCCTGATGTACTTCACCGATGGCAGCGAGGTAGCCGGTGACTTTGTGCCGTCGAGCTTTTCCCCCGATGGAAATTATTTGTTGATCGGGCCGGACGACAGCAAGGTTGCGTTCGATCTGCGCACGCGCACGCCGGTAAGGCTCGGCGGAGCGCTGATGAACAAGGCCACCGGAGCGTATGCGTTTTTAGGCAACGACCGCATCGCCGGAGTGAACCGCGCTGACCCGAAAAATTCGGGCATCTACAGCTTTCCTGAAGGGAAACAGTTGAAGAAGGTAGATCTCCCGTTCTCGAAGCTGAAGGCGGTTTCAGCGATGGACGGCAGTTCGTATGTCCTGTCCGATGGCTACAAGGACTTCCAGATATCGCTGAGCAATGTCGACGCCGGCCGCGTCATGCTCGGCTCTGAGAGCGAGGCGCTGGATGTCTGGGGCGGCATGCTGGCCTCAGAGAACAGGGACGGCCACGTTGTTCTGGCGAAGATCGATGTGGACAAGCTGAACGGCATTGCGACCGTGCAGCCGCCGGAGAGCCAATTGGCGCGGCTGTACTCTGTCGCGCTCTCGCCGGACGGACAGTACCTGGCGATGTCGACGCGCACGCGCGGCGGCCTGTGGAACCTGCGCACGGGCAAGCGAATGTTGTACCTGCGCGGTTTTCACGCGGCGTGGAATGGCGATGACCTGATGATGGAGTTTCCCAAGCGTGAGAAGCAGGACGCGATGCTGGTGGACGCTTCGATGAAGACCATGCACGCGGGCCCGGTGAAGTATGCCCTCGGCGACATGACCGTCGACTACGGGATGCTGGACGAGTGGAAAGATGCCAAGGACGCCGGCAGGCATGCGCAGGACCTGATCGTGCATCGGCCGAACGATGGCTCGGAGCTGTGGCGTCGCACGTTCAGTGAAGGCAGGCCTTACTACACAGCGAGCTATGGATGGAAGGACCTGCTGTTCAGCTTCCATCTGAACTCGAGCTATGCGAAGGCGCAGGTGAAAGGCGATGCGACACTGACCGCCGAGGCCGCGGCCGTGAAGAAGAAAGATGATGGGCGTCTGATCGAGGTTGTGGACGCGGGAACAGGGAAGACGACGGCGAGCGTGGTGATGGAGCTTTCAAAGGCCTACGCGGGCACGAATGGATTGAATCGCGTGGGCGACCTGCTGTATGCGTCAACCGAGGATAACCGCACACAGGTGTACTCGCTGAAGGATGGACGGCTGGTTCGGCAGATGTACGGTGCGATGCTGGGCGAGGACGTCGCAACGGGCCGGATTTGCCTGCGAAATCGCGAGGACGAGGCCGTGGTATACGACGCGTCGGGCAAGGAACTGGCTCATGCGGAGATGGGCACGCCACTGCGCTTCGCGGCCTTTGTAGACTCCGGCTCAAAGGTAGCGTTGTTGGGCGCGGACCAGGTCGTGCGCATGGTGCCTATTCGATCGACGCCACCAATGTCAGTGGCCAGCGCGAAGTAA
- the glgX gene encoding glycogen debranching protein GlgX encodes MPTRTLLPGKPYPLGATPTLQGTNFALYSEAATAVHVCFFDEQGNQTDCVRLRERTAFVWHGLIRNIKPGQRYGYRVEGPWEPEKGLRFNPAKLLVDPYAKALSGEIDWKAPIFPYDVQSGDPKKKDDQDSAAGVPKAIVIDGHFDWGNDCPPETPIADSIIYEMNVRGFSMLNPDVPKNLRGTYAGLAHESSINYLKKLGVTAVELLPVHYFIDEGNLADKGLRNYWGYNTLGYFAPMTRYSSSGTDMQPVAEFKGMVKRLHQEGIEVILDVVYNHTCEGNQMGPMISWKGIDNTTYYRTVQENPEFYMDYTGTGNTLNMYHPQVLKMVMDSLRYWVTEMHVDGFRFDLASTLARELHDVNKLGAFFDTIHQDPTLADVKLIAEPWDVGEGGYQVGNFPVLWAEWNGKYRDNVRRFWKGDSGQLSDFAYRLTGSSDLYQGEGRTPSASINFITAHDGFTLCDLVSYNDKHNEANGDDNKDGADNNDSWNMGAEGPTDDPNINMLRERQMRNFLATLMLSQGVPMLLGGDEVAHTQKGNNNGYCQDNELTWFNWKFDDESKRLLEFTANLIQLRKDHPNLHRRRFFQDRTIRGSVVRDVAWYGPDGQEISDQVWNEPWSKSIGVMFNGRTLGVMDEDGEQVVDDSFLILVNASDGGVEYVLPEPPNKNPWRMILDTENVDDPFCRADVHDKVILGGRSVRVYCDAVEETPQPSAKKRPAKTL; translated from the coding sequence ATGCCGACCCGCACACTTTTGCCTGGAAAACCCTATCCGCTGGGAGCGACACCTACACTCCAGGGAACGAACTTTGCGCTCTATTCGGAAGCGGCGACTGCCGTTCACGTCTGCTTCTTTGACGAACAAGGCAACCAGACTGATTGCGTGCGTCTGCGCGAGCGTACGGCGTTCGTGTGGCACGGTTTAATCCGCAACATCAAGCCCGGGCAGCGCTACGGCTATCGCGTGGAGGGCCCCTGGGAGCCGGAAAAGGGCCTGCGTTTCAACCCCGCAAAGCTGCTTGTCGATCCCTATGCAAAAGCACTCAGCGGTGAGATCGATTGGAAGGCGCCGATCTTTCCTTACGATGTCCAGTCCGGCGATCCGAAAAAGAAGGACGACCAGGACAGCGCCGCGGGCGTTCCCAAGGCCATCGTGATCGACGGTCATTTCGATTGGGGTAATGATTGCCCGCCAGAGACGCCGATCGCCGACTCGATTATTTACGAGATGAATGTCCGCGGCTTCTCGATGCTCAATCCGGATGTTCCGAAGAATCTGCGCGGAACGTATGCGGGGCTCGCGCATGAGTCGAGCATCAACTATCTGAAGAAGCTGGGCGTTACAGCGGTTGAGCTCCTGCCAGTGCATTACTTCATCGACGAGGGGAACCTTGCCGACAAGGGTCTGCGCAATTACTGGGGCTACAACACGCTTGGATACTTTGCGCCGATGACGCGTTACAGCTCCAGCGGCACGGACATGCAGCCGGTGGCAGAGTTCAAGGGCATGGTGAAGCGCCTGCATCAGGAGGGAATCGAGGTCATTCTCGATGTGGTTTACAACCACACCTGCGAAGGCAATCAGATGGGGCCGATGATCTCCTGGAAGGGCATCGATAACACCACCTACTACCGCACCGTTCAGGAGAACCCGGAGTTCTACATGGACTACACGGGCACGGGCAACACGCTGAACATGTATCACCCGCAGGTGCTCAAGATGGTGATGGACAGCCTGCGTTACTGGGTCACCGAGATGCATGTCGACGGCTTCCGCTTTGACCTTGCCTCAACGCTCGCGCGCGAGCTGCACGACGTGAATAAGCTGGGCGCTTTCTTCGATACCATCCATCAGGATCCGACGCTCGCTGACGTCAAGCTGATCGCCGAGCCCTGGGACGTTGGAGAAGGCGGCTACCAGGTCGGAAATTTCCCGGTCTTGTGGGCGGAGTGGAACGGTAAGTATCGCGACAACGTTCGCCGCTTCTGGAAGGGCGACAGCGGGCAGCTCTCCGACTTCGCGTATCGCCTCACCGGATCGAGCGACTTGTACCAGGGTGAAGGCCGCACGCCGTCGGCGTCGATCAACTTTATTACCGCGCACGATGGCTTCACGCTCTGCGATCTCGTCAGCTACAACGACAAGCACAATGAAGCAAACGGAGACGATAACAAAGACGGCGCTGACAACAACGACAGTTGGAACATGGGCGCCGAAGGGCCGACCGACGATCCGAACATTAATATGCTTCGTGAGCGGCAGATGCGCAACTTCCTCGCTACGCTGATGCTCAGCCAGGGCGTCCCCATGCTGCTCGGCGGTGATGAAGTTGCGCATACGCAGAAAGGCAACAATAACGGCTATTGCCAGGACAACGAGCTCACATGGTTCAACTGGAAGTTCGATGACGAGAGCAAGCGGTTACTCGAGTTCACCGCAAACCTGATCCAACTGCGCAAGGACCATCCTAACCTTCACCGTCGCCGGTTCTTTCAGGACCGCACGATCCGCGGATCTGTCGTACGCGACGTTGCCTGGTATGGCCCGGATGGGCAGGAGATCTCGGATCAGGTCTGGAATGAGCCGTGGAGCAAGTCCATCGGAGTGATGTTCAACGGGCGCACGCTGGGCGTGATGGACGAGGACGGCGAGCAAGTCGTTGACGACAGCTTCCTTATCCTTGTGAACGCCTCTGACGGCGGAGTCGAGTATGTACTGCCGGAGCCGCCGAACAAGAACCCGTGGCGGATGATTCTCGACACGGAGAACGTCGACGATCCGTTCTGCAGGGCCGACGTTCACGACAAGGTGATCCTCGGCGGCCGATCGGTACGCGTCTACTGCGATGCGGTAGAGGAAACGCCGCAGCCATCGGCGAAGAAGCGTCCGGCGAAGACTTTGTAG
- a CDS encoding glycosyltransferase family 87 protein, whose translation MSSAQPNALKASPPSRPTPGAIILFLVFSFITLTIGIMALPRAGRLYDFRAFYGAGWLLLHNPHQLFSLSLQETVQNAIVCPMWRGVPFYHPAYEALLYAPLTLLSYRHAYIVFAVLNLLLLALCYTLAPRSADPRIARIPRPLLFSLCFPAFMGIAEGQDSIVFFLLICLLWRALASTRDRTAGILLALALFKVQIALALLVFLAIYLPTPRRVRLLLSFLPSAAAVALTCLLITGSRGMAAWFRLIASSSVASHLDHHAQSIIAVYPRAMPTLNGLLYVCGARLLPARASLALDLLLSAIVFALAVYLCRTASSLAVAFCATLAAAILLAPHLFLYDYVLLLLPILLLTQPHQPLLTALFYVLNYALFAIGGIDWFAFMALVPVAFLTSLLLTERSHRLHHPVPEKVTPHPLTAL comes from the coding sequence GTGAGTTCGGCCCAGCCCAACGCCTTGAAGGCATCCCCACCCTCTCGCCCGACACCTGGCGCCATCATCCTCTTCCTCGTCTTCTCCTTCATCACCCTCACCATCGGCATCATGGCCCTGCCGCGCGCTGGCCGTCTCTATGACTTCCGCGCCTTCTACGGCGCCGGCTGGCTTCTCCTCCACAACCCGCACCAACTCTTTAGCCTCTCCCTCCAGGAGACCGTCCAGAACGCCATCGTCTGTCCCATGTGGCGCGGCGTTCCCTTCTACCACCCGGCGTATGAGGCCCTCCTCTATGCGCCTCTCACTCTGCTCTCCTATCGCCACGCCTACATCGTCTTCGCCGTACTCAATCTGCTTCTGCTCGCCCTCTGCTACACGCTCGCGCCTCGGTCCGCCGACCCGCGCATCGCCAGAATCCCGCGCCCGCTCCTCTTCTCCCTCTGCTTCCCTGCCTTCATGGGCATCGCCGAAGGTCAGGACTCGATCGTCTTCTTCCTCCTCATTTGCCTTCTCTGGCGAGCGCTCGCCTCCACGCGCGACCGCACCGCGGGCATACTGCTCGCGCTCGCCCTTTTCAAGGTCCAAATCGCTCTCGCGCTGCTCGTCTTCCTCGCGATCTACCTGCCCACACCCCGTCGAGTCCGCCTGCTTCTCTCCTTCCTTCCTTCCGCCGCCGCGGTCGCGCTCACCTGCCTCCTCATCACCGGTTCGCGCGGCATGGCAGCGTGGTTCCGTCTCATCGCCTCATCCTCCGTCGCCTCTCACCTGGACCACCACGCGCAATCCATCATCGCGGTCTACCCCAGGGCCATGCCGACGCTGAACGGCCTGCTCTACGTTTGCGGCGCACGCCTGCTTCCAGCACGCGCCTCTCTAGCGCTCGATCTCCTTCTGTCCGCCATCGTCTTTGCGCTCGCGGTCTATCTCTGCCGCACCGCCAGCAGCCTCGCCGTCGCCTTCTGCGCCACGCTCGCCGCCGCGATCCTCCTCGCCCCCCACCTCTTTCTCTACGACTACGTTTTGCTCCTCCTCCCTATCCTCCTGCTCACGCAACCTCATCAGCCACTCCTGACCGCGCTCTTCTACGTCCTCAACTACGCTCTTTTCGCCATCGGAGGAATCGATTGGTTCGCGTTCATGGCTCTAGTTCCGGTCGCCTTTCTCACCTCACTCCTCCTCACAGAACGTTCTCACCGCCTCCACCATCCCGTTCCGGAAAAAGTGACCCCCCACCCGTTAACTGCCCTGTAA
- a CDS encoding HAMP domain-containing sensor histidine kinase, whose amino-acid sequence MSSATGKGFSLTPRPSRKNAKPFSSLENGPNDAGSGLQPQGKSSRVHSAAWRISLWGTVAFACGTLIIFMSLHSFVAKDIQRRTDAWISGEVETLSDVAERTPKNALYGRVVGEMAELASREVPNRPPRPGELQTAPVFFLQTGADGAPVLWAGDGDGRPYLNAIRGVNAQPDTPFDLHVADIKVPFRVAEVVIPDGSHVYLGLSERDELHVLHQMREHFMKLWALCVLLGFAIIFYTTRRMLGDVRRISEVAAHIGESDLSRRVPTSGWNDEIAQLSSTLNRMLERIEQSVHQLHTITNSLAHDLRSPLTAIRARLEIVLTRDVQEQDAESIERAINEIDRLTEILNQSLDVAEAQAHALRLEAERVDLEQLLDGMIELYRPCMSDRGLRLEFSAGQPLEVMADAALVHRMVANLLDNEMKHLPPSRTVSIALRAAGEFAEIVVEDDGPGFSPEIESELFKQGVRGSASRGYGLGLAFVQAVAGAHGGSVRAENHEGGGARLIVQLPLAARAVSTEAVVSAD is encoded by the coding sequence ATGTCCTCCGCGACCGGTAAAGGATTTTCCCTGACACCTCGCCCTTCGAGGAAGAACGCGAAGCCGTTTTCTTCGCTGGAAAACGGCCCGAACGATGCCGGCTCCGGGTTGCAGCCTCAGGGAAAATCCTCACGCGTTCACAGCGCGGCCTGGCGGATCTCGCTGTGGGGAACGGTTGCGTTTGCGTGCGGCACGCTAATCATCTTCATGTCGCTGCACTCGTTTGTGGCGAAGGATATTCAGCGAAGGACCGACGCATGGATCTCCGGCGAGGTGGAGACGCTGAGCGATGTGGCGGAGCGCACTCCGAAGAACGCGCTGTATGGCCGAGTGGTAGGCGAGATGGCGGAGCTCGCTAGCCGTGAAGTTCCAAATCGACCGCCGCGTCCCGGCGAGCTGCAGACGGCTCCGGTGTTCTTTCTGCAAACCGGGGCTGACGGTGCGCCGGTGCTGTGGGCCGGTGATGGAGATGGCAGGCCGTATCTGAACGCTATCCGCGGTGTGAATGCGCAGCCGGATACGCCGTTCGATCTGCACGTGGCGGACATAAAGGTTCCATTTCGCGTGGCCGAGGTGGTGATCCCGGACGGCAGTCATGTCTACCTTGGGCTCTCCGAGCGGGATGAGTTGCACGTGCTGCACCAGATGCGCGAGCACTTCATGAAGCTGTGGGCGCTGTGTGTGCTGCTGGGGTTTGCGATCATCTTCTACACCACGCGGCGGATGCTGGGCGATGTGCGCAGGATCAGTGAGGTTGCGGCGCATATCGGGGAGTCAGACCTGAGCCGCCGCGTGCCCACGAGCGGATGGAACGATGAGATTGCGCAACTGTCTTCGACGCTGAACCGGATGCTGGAGCGGATTGAGCAGTCGGTGCACCAGTTGCACACGATTACAAACTCGCTGGCGCATGATCTTCGCAGCCCGCTGACGGCGATTCGTGCGCGGCTGGAGATTGTGCTGACGCGCGATGTGCAGGAGCAGGATGCGGAGTCGATTGAGCGCGCGATCAATGAGATTGATCGGCTGACGGAGATTCTGAATCAGTCGCTGGATGTGGCGGAGGCGCAGGCGCATGCACTGCGGCTGGAAGCGGAGCGTGTCGACCTTGAGCAGTTGCTTGACGGGATGATTGAGCTGTACCGGCCGTGCATGAGCGACAGGGGACTGCGGCTGGAGTTTTCCGCAGGGCAGCCGCTGGAGGTAATGGCTGACGCTGCGCTGGTGCACCGGATGGTGGCGAATCTGCTGGACAACGAGATGAAACATCTGCCGCCTTCGCGGACGGTATCGATTGCGCTGCGTGCGGCGGGGGAGTTTGCAGAAATTGTGGTGGAGGATGACGGGCCGGGGTTCTCGCCGGAGATTGAGAGCGAGCTGTTCAAGCAGGGGGTGAGGGGGAGCGCGTCGCGGGGGTATGGGCTGGGGTTGGCGTTTGTGCAGGCGGTGGCGGGGGCACACGGAGGATCGGTTCGGGCGGAGAACCATGAAGGTGGCGGCGCGCGACTGATCGTGCAGCTGCCGCTGGCGGCGCGCGCGGTCAGTACAGAGGCTGTGGTGAGCGCGGACTAG
- a CDS encoding response regulator transcription factor, which yields MQLLLVEDDLEIQTFLRNALTEAGYHVDAAGDAKTAERLAMESRHDALIVDLGLPDQDGMALIMRLRQMGVNAPVMILSARRTVDDRVLGLEQGGDDYLTKPFALAELMARLRNLLKRNLPATEATRLRVLDLELDLLRREAIRGERVLNLTPQEFTLLEYLCRNPGRVVTRSMILDKVWGMRIQPATNVVDVHIYRLRGKVDAEGLPPLIRTLRGVGYVLRDR from the coding sequence ATGCAGTTGTTGTTAGTGGAAGACGATCTCGAAATACAGACGTTCCTGCGCAACGCGTTGACAGAAGCGGGCTATCACGTGGATGCGGCCGGTGACGCAAAGACAGCCGAGCGCCTGGCGATGGAGAGCCGCCACGATGCGCTGATCGTGGACCTGGGCCTGCCGGATCAGGATGGCATGGCGTTGATCATGCGTCTGCGTCAGATGGGAGTGAATGCGCCGGTGATGATTCTGTCGGCGCGGCGGACTGTGGATGACCGCGTGCTCGGATTGGAGCAAGGCGGCGACGACTACCTGACGAAGCCGTTTGCGCTGGCGGAATTGATGGCCAGGTTGCGCAATCTGCTGAAGCGCAACTTGCCTGCGACGGAGGCTACGCGGCTGCGTGTGCTGGACCTCGAGCTGGACTTGCTGCGACGCGAGGCGATCCGCGGTGAGCGGGTGCTGAACCTCACGCCGCAGGAGTTCACGCTGCTGGAATATCTGTGCCGCAATCCGGGGCGAGTGGTGACGCGATCGATGATTTTGGATAAGGTGTGGGGCATGCGGATTCAGCCGGCGACGAATGTGGTGGATGTGCATATCTATCGTCTGCGCGGCAAGGTAGACGCCGAGGGATTGCCGCCGCTGATCCGCACGCTGCGAGGTGTGGGGTATGTCCTCCGCGACCGGTAA